The Aphidius gifuensis isolate YNYX2018 linkage group LG2, ASM1490517v1, whole genome shotgun sequence DNA window ttgtaaaataagCATGCCACATAAGACTGAGTATTGGCTCTGGAATTTTATCAACAGTAACTTCAATCCATATTAGTGGTAATATTTGtccatcttttatttttccaagaaATGGTACTGATGCTGCTCTTCTTgcttcaatattaatttgtattttagatGAACCTCCAATTAATATTCCAACTCGCTGAATAAACACAACAAtgacattattaattaataactattatttctaaattgaaaatatttatcatgattatatgattaataattaccgGATGAACTTCAATATGAGTCTCGTGAAGTTCACTCGATGGATTTAAGCCATCAATATTTTCTCGTAACATTGGATcaccatttaaaaaatgtggAAATGATGATACTATTGGTAAACCAAATGTACATGCTGAACCATTAAATATTCCAGCTGGTGGAcaactagtttttttttcactttcattATTACTTATGGGACaaaaacatgaattttttattggagTTGATGTAAATGTATCTGCAGGTGGtgaaaatctttaaaaaaataaaaaaagatttataataaattaaaattataaattcataattaatgattattttgacTTACTTTAGTGTTGGTATATCAAATGATTTACCATTTCCATTTCTTTTTAATCTTAATGTTCGACACATTTCAACAGAATAAATATCAAGAGTTGAATTTGGATCATCATACATATTTGGAGGAAACATATAACCCTCTGTTCCATAAACTTGATCACACTCATCATCATTCCAAACATGTCTATTACTATTGCCTCCAACCCTTTCAATTAAACCAAGTTTTTTATGATCATCTTGTCCGGTATTCATGGTCAATGAATGTTCAGAAATGCCATTTTTCtgttagaaataaattagaaatagCTTAgctgttgattattttttgatcttattatctttatcaataaaattattaatacttaCATATGCAAGTAAgccaaatttatcaaatggtatatttttttgtagctTAATAAATGGTTTAGcagcattaaataaattatcatcataaccCCATAATAAACCACCAGCATGTACATTAACAAATGGACCAGTTGATTTCAGCTTAATTGTATCAAGAAATGATATTGCTGATGTTAATGCCATTTGAATGTAAAATGGTTGATCACGTGCCATTGCAATTGCTGATATTAATGGAACACTTGGTACCGTTACAATTTCATCATCTGGACTACCACCTTCCCAttgaaaatttcttttttctctaAATGATATTGTACCAtttggataaaattttttatcaattcttgTCACTGTTTCACGATAAATATATGGACCAACTTCttcaacttttaatttatttgctttaccACTTTCAAAATCTTCaacatttgtataattaaatatttttattttatataatgcaCGTACTGGTGGTTTTGACCACCATTCAAACATTGGTGTATTATTACTAACAACAAGTTTTGATATTAAAGAACTTTGTAATACATCTGTACaccaaaatattataaatgttacaattgatgaaaataatattgttgttaatgttgctgttaaatatttttttgaacaaaaacTTTGTCTAACAATTGACATTGGTTTTTGATTTGTCGTTATACTTTgagtcattttaaatatattataacaaaatatttcatataaaatttaaatgttatttaaaattcaacaagtttTTATTAACGGCGATGATCATCTGTCGAGTGTTATAACTCTAACTGGCATTTGTACAACAAAAATCTTCTCTTAACTCTTCAGCGTGTCCACTTATCTCATggtacatatttattttttattcaaaaaaaattattgataaccTTGTTTAACAACATGATCCCATTCGTCGTTATTAAACACCTAcgatattatttatgattatgaaaaaaataaaaattttatcatttttcatcCCCACATTTTTCGCATACATTCAAAATAACATTATGACGTTGATGATTATCCACgctatcaataattattaccaCAAGTCACTtgtgattatttataataaatacccAATTAATCATACTAATCggtgcaatatttttttcttaaaacgAAAATCAACTGACagttgttcttttttttttttctttgcctctgaaaataacaaaatcagtgctgagttttttttttttttttaaatttttaagtgtgaaatattttttcaattattaatttaactacatcataaattttgatgacgtttattacattttattgGGCAATGCATTGAGATGaacttttgaaaatttttaattttgattggttaataaatttcatcgtATGATTTTGTCTCGTTCAATCATCGTTAACCGGATAAATCAAGCTTGTTTTTGGACCAGACagttgaagatgaaaaaaaaaaaattcaaggggaataaaaaattatagataatGTCTCGCCGTCTTGTTGCAATCATTACTACCattactatattattatttatataatattatatattataattaattaaaattattattattttatttccattttaattgacatgcaaaaatacagataaatatttagtctgtgacatttttttttatacttgaatattgtcggttatattttattatatttattattattttgataagaaaaaatttgctttTCTGTCTATGTTTCTCGAGTGTTTTGTGTGtgcgaatttttttttttattttatattcatttttaaaaacaaagtaGAACAAATTACGCGCTTTGTAAATTGGTACTGGCTCCATCTagatatttatcatttcaatgtcaatgccaatttttttttttacgtttggTTTGAGTATCTTACATTGTGCAAATtcaatgttttaataatataatgataacATGGAGTTTAACAAGGAGGGTAATCTGTGACGTCACACTGTGTATTGGCATAGGGAGCTGTTGAAGCTCACGgaatggagcaagtcagtacATTTTTTTGCCAGTGATGACGCTAGTGGGACGAGTGCCCAAAGTcacatgttgtttttgtttatatttttttttttttttgtgtagctTAGTTAGAGTATTCCttcattatgtaaaaaaataatacaactacataatacattatttatttaacaagtaaaattaaagcaatttattttaatttacagtgtctaagaaaaagataaagctaaggaattaatgttgcttaccatataatttctttataatcACATCAATTCTTTAGCTTCATCTAGCTACTGTTttcatttggtattttttttatgataatgaattactttaatgttaaataaataattttttattaaaaagatcattccaaataaattttatttcaattaggTACATGTGATGCAAatgttgacataaaaaataataatatagtccaattgaagtattgaaaaaaaaaaaaacaaaaatgttcaTGATGACATTAATGGATATGAACCAGGAAAACCAAGTCTTTTGGAGAAATTAGTTGGTAaagaaaaaagacaaaaaaatcacCAGAggatttgtatttgtatggTGATGGAAAAACCATGTTGATGGATCTCTTTTAGGATTGTTGTAAGCTAATTtatatcacaattattttaataataatataaataaataattaataaatatcattgtttacagattgagaaaaaagaacgtgtacatttttatttatttatgctagatgtacatagtaaaattcatcaagttaaaaaaacaataaaacgtgTTAATAGTAGTACAAAACTTTAACCATTTGATCCAATACCACCAGTTGCTgatatgattattgaaaaatcatggcttttatattttgatagttTTCAGATGATGTTGCTGATGCAACGATATTAAAACCATTATTTACTGAATTATTTGAACGTGTAATGATTGCAATCATTAACATGTTGTTACAACAAGTAATACAGCTCCTGATGATTTACATGAAAGTCGATTACaaagagaaaattttattccatttatacaagtgttaaaaaattattgtttagttGTATCACTTGATTCAGGAATtaattaaagattaaaaattggaCAAGGTAAAAATCGctgttatattatcaaaatacaaGACCCAGATGATTTGGTTGGAAAATGGAAAATGCTACTATTAGACCAAAAgttaaggaattgatgtgaccaaagaaattatgtggtaagcatcattaatttcttagctccaTTTTTTCCTTGGCCGCTGCTTGcccttggtattttttttattaagatatATTGctataatttcatttgtttactaaataataaataccaaaGACAAGCAGTGGCCAAGGAAAAAATAgagttataaaattaatgctgcttatccaataatttttttggctgcATTAATTCCTTTGCTCGATTTTTTCTTGGGCCACTGTTTGTCCTTGGAATTTTACTCATTTatctaacaaataaaattaaattaaaacattataataaattaaaataccaagaaCAAGCAGTGGCCAAAGAACAAATGTAGCTATAAGAAATTGATGTGGCTTATACCACATAATTCCTTTTGCTGCAATAAtttcttagcttcatcttttctttagcctCCTGCTTGtgcttggtatttttttttattaaaataccagCAATATCAGTTACCTatgattatcaaatattaaatttaatgcttttaattcatcatgatttttttaaatttaattttgtcttGTCTGAAATctattaaaacataaaagccatgatttttcaataatcatatcAGCAACTGGTGGTAATGGATCAAATAGTTGAAGTTTTGTACTACTATTAAcacgttttattgtttttttaacttgatgaattttactatgtacatctagcataaataaaaaaaaagtacatgttcttttttctcaatctgtaaacaatgatatttattaattatttatttatattattattaaaataattatgatataaattatttcacaaCAATCCTAAAAGAGATCCATCAACATGGTTTTTCCATCACCAACAGCACGATACAAATACAAACCCTTTGGtgttttttgacttttttttattcatttatttatttatttagcatATAACTAATTTATCTAAAACTTGGTTTTCCTGGTTTTATGCATTAATGTCATCATaaacattttgtaaattttgtacaaCACACACCTTGATATTCATCCTCAATAAGttgtctatttttatattttttcaatacttcaattgactatattattatttttatgtcaacaTTTGCATCACATGTAcctaattgaaataaaatttatttggaatgatcttttaataaaaaattatttatttaacattaaagcgccattatcataaaaaataccaaaatgaaaacagtagctaaaaaaagatgaagctaaagaATTGATGTGATTATAAGAAATTATatggtaagcaacattaattttagtttatgACATTTTTCTTAGacactgtaaattaaaataaattgctttaattttacttgttaataaataatgtattatgtagttgtattattttttacataatgaaGGAATACTCTTAATTTAagctacacaaaaaaaaaaaaaaatataaacaaaaacaacatgtgACTTTGGGCACTCGTCTCACTAGCGTCATCACTGGCAGAAAAACgtactgacttgctccattcTGTGAGCTTCAGTGAAATTCGAGAGATTACCCTCCTTATACACCTCcatgaatgataataatgtaatataataatcatatttttgttatcatgtgtaaaaacaaaaacaaatgaaaaaaaaaaattacatagtgtttttttaaatacgatatattgttgattaaaattaatagtaattttaaaatttgactaAAATGTGTGTTACAcgcatttaaaataaaacactttcaattaattagaatgaaaaaaaaaaattgttattgtttttaacaGAATGACGGTGATTCAACAATGAACAATAGAATCTGCAaagtatgtttaaaaaaaaaataagtatatatttttttactgtataaGAACTAAagaggtatttaaaaattattataaatgagtaatcaaataacaacaacaacgtcaGCACACAATGTGTTGGCTACAGTATCAaatgaacaaaattttaattatcatgacATTTGGATTGtcaatgatgatgacaatgtaAATTCAGAGATACAAATTTTCGAAGATATTGACACTTGGAATATAGTCTCATTTGATGATAACCAAATtgcaattgatgatttatcaataccTCCAACAACTGCAGTAGCAAATCAATctgaaaattcaaattcaatagaaaataacaaaccagttgaagtaattttaaatgacaaagatTTTAATACGTTTGTCGTTGATAATCCAAgaaaaagattaaataatttcgataatgatgattttgtaACGAAAAAATTTGCATCAACAAGTACAGTTagtattaatgaaaattcaataaataataaaataattattttgccaTTAGATGAAGATTCACCAACATATCCAGCTGAGACAGAAAAACATAATGAACAATCAACAAtttcacttgaaaatatttgtccTGTTGAAAGTGTAGATAATGATACATCACTCTTTCATCaagaaaattcatcaaataacaatgaaaattttcaagataaattgGATAAAATGTTATCACGTTTACAAGaatcaaaaaatcaatttgatgaaaataataatcaaacaaaaatacatgatccacttgtaaaaaaaatgtacacaATGTTAAAACAAGACTATCATGatgcaataaattttgatgcaaatggatatttaaatattcacaatGCTGTTttgagtaataatttattgacagTTAAAAGACAATTGTTAGTACTTCGTGGTTGTAAATTACATGTTGATGTTGCTGCTAAAACTGGTGAAACTGCACTTGAATTGGCTATTAAATATGAAgtaattgatgaaattattcATATGTTACTTGAAGCTGGTGCTGATCCATCATCGTCAAGGTTGGCTCATGATTCTTCATTGACAATTGCTTGTTATCAACAATCACCATTCATTTCATTactcatcaaaaatattaaaaatccaaAGGATTTAGATCACATTGATTCATCAGgtaacatttataattttcattgacaattattatcatttttaatttatgattttattatttgtttctcAAAGGTATGGCAGCTATACATTATTGTACTCAAAATGGTAACAATGAAGCTGttgaattattgataaatagtGGTGCTGATGTTAATTTACGTGATCATAAATCTGGCAAAACAGCTGTATTTCATTCATTGGAAAATGAACATatagaaataacaaaattattattactaagtGGTGCTAAAAcaacaatacaaaattattctgGACATAATCTTTTGACAttatacaatgaaaataaacattatgttttaaaaaaatttattaacaaagttactaaaaaaaaattatgattaattattgtttt harbors:
- the LOC122848395 gene encoding scavenger receptor class B member 1-like, producing MTQSITTNQKPMSIVRQSFCSKKYLTATLTTILFSSIVTFIIFWCTDVLQSSLISKLVVSNNTPMFEWWSKPPVRALYKIKIFNYTNVEDFESGKANKLKVEEVGPYIYRETVTRIDKKFYPNGTISFREKRNFQWEGGSPDDEIVTVPSVPLISAIAMARDQPFYIQMALTSAISFLDTIKLKSTGPFVNVHAGGLLWGYDDNLFNAAKPFIKLQKNIPFDKFGLLAYKNGISEHSLTMNTGQDDHKKLGLIERVGGNSNRHVWNDDECDQVYGTEGYMFPPNMYDDPNSTLDIYSVEMCRTLRLKRNGNGKSFDIPTLKFSPPADTFTSTPIKNSCFCPISNNESEKKTSCPPAGIFNGSACTFGLPIVSSFPHFLNGDPMLRENIDGLNPSSELHETHIEVHPRVGILIGGSSKIQINIEARRAASVPFLGKIKDGQILPLIWIEVTVDKIPEPILSLMWHAYFTITIAEIIIKWISVLGVIIPTFIMINIFIKNRKYHDFADKKNITRQNKFLDGSIKKIQDGSGV
- the LOC122848412 gene encoding nuclear factor NF-kappa-B p105 subunit-like; translation: MSNQITTTTSAHNVLATVSNEQNFNYHDIWIVNDDDNVNSEIQIFEDIDTWNIVSFDDNQIAIDDLSIPPTTAVANQSENSNSIENNKPVEVILNDKDFNTFVVDNPRKRLNNFDNDDFVTKKFASTSTVSINENSINNKIIILPLDEDSPTYPAETEKHNEQSTISLENICPVESVDNDTSLFHQENSSNNNENFQDKLDKMLSRLQESKNQFDENNNQTKIHDPLVKKMYTMLKQDYHDAINFDANGYLNIHNAVLSNNLLTVKRQLLVLRGCKLHVDVAAKTGETALELAIKYEVIDEIIHMLLEAGADPSSSRLAHDSSLTIACYQQSPFISLLIKNIKNPKDLDHIDSSGMAAIHYCTQNGNNEAVELLINSGADVNLRDHKSGKTAVFHSLENEHIEITKLLLLSGAKTTIQNYSGHNLLTLYNENKHYVLKKFINKVTKKKL